From the Macaca nemestrina isolate mMacNem1 chromosome 2, mMacNem.hap1, whole genome shotgun sequence genome, the window cagtagttcaagaccaacctgggcaacatgatgagactctgtctctacagaaattttttaaaaaggaaagaaattcactACTTGCCTATAGAAGTTGCCATGGCAAGTTGCTAATTATATGGTAATAGTAATTGGTAAACAAAGGGAAGTAACTAAACATTTGTTCTGCCTTTATTGTACAAATTGTATTTCAGTGTAGCCAATGAGTTTTAAAGGAAAAGTCCTTTTGTATAAATTATATTCAACtaataaattgaaaagaaatgataggccgggcgcggtggctcatgcttataatcccagcactttgggaggccaaggcgggcggatcacgaggtcaagagattgagactatcctggccaacatggtgaaaccccatctctactaaaaatacaaaaattagctgggcatggtggtggacgcctttAGTCCCGtttagtcaggaggctgaggcaggagaatggcatgaacctgggaggcggagattgcagtgagccgagattgtgccattgcactccaggctggcaagagagcaagactctgtctcagaaagaaagaaagaaagaaagaaagaaagaaagaaagaaagaaagaaagaaagaaagaaagaaagaaagaaagaaagagagaaagaaagaaagacacacaaaaattGAATATAGTATGTGGATCTTTATTTCATAatccaattatttaaaaataaatttctgagacAATGGGGAAATTTTACTATAGGCTGGATATTagatgatattaaggaattaaCATTAATTACAGATTAATACTTTTGTCAATGTCATAATGATACTGTGGTTGTGTTTTTGAAAACAgttggcctggtgtggtgactcatgcctatatcccagcaatttgggaggctggggcaggctgatcgtttgagcctaggaggaattcaagaccagcctaggtgtcatagtgaaaccccatctctacaaaaaaaatttaaaaattagctggtcgtggtggtgcacatctgtagtcttagctacacAGGAGCCTGAgataggaggatctcttgaggctgggaggtggaggttgcagtagccCAGATGGAGCCATagagcaacagagtgagtctctgtctcaaacaaGAAAAAGGACTGTCtcagacaagaaaaaggaaaaacaaaacaaaacaaaacaaaaaacagtctttTTCTGTTAGAGACATATACTGAATTATTTAAGGATGAAATTATATGATCTCCAGTATTTCCTTCAAAATACTTCTGAGGGGAGGAAGTGGCAGCACAGAACATTAGGAGAgagtcaataattttttttttttttgagacgaagtctcactctgtcacccaggctgtagtgcagtggcacgatcttggcttactgcaacctctgcctcccaggttcatgccattctcctgcctcagcctcccaagtagctgggactacagatgcacgctaccatgcgtggctaattttttgtatttttaatagagatggggtttcactgagttagccaggatggtcttgatctcctgaccttgtgatccacccgcctcagcctcccaaagtgctgggattacaggcgcgagccaccgtgcctgaccagtcaataaatattaaggCTTAGTGATGGGTACATGGGAGCAGGGGAGAAGCATAAtaccattttgtttgtttgtttgtttttgagacagagtctcactctgttgcccaggctggagtgcagtggcgcaatctcagcctaccgcaacctctgcctcccaggttcaaactattcccctgccttagcctcccaagtagctgggattacaggtgtgcaccaccatacccgggtcattttttgtattttttagtagagacaggggtttcaccatgctggccaggctggtctcgaactcctgagtgatccacccgcttcagcttcccgaagtgctgggattacaggcataagccactgtgcccggccttctttttttttttttttttttttggtatgtttggACATTTTCATAACaagaagttaaattttaaataagtaaataaataaaggctttAGTGCAATTTATGTCTGCTCTTGGCTTATGCCCTGGGGAagagactgaatgaatgaatccaaaGAACTGTAATATTGGGATCCCTGTACCACTTGGTTTTGAGTGCTCTTGTCTAAATGTGTAATCCTGAGGAAAAaggcttctctcttccttttttaatgGAAGCCTTAAAGGAAGCTGTACCAGCATCAGCCACAGCAAGGACACAAATCTCAATCCAAGTCATTTCTTTAAGATGGCCTATGTGTCAGCAAGATGTCACTTGGGTTTGAGATGGGCTGCAATTATTTCTGACTGGGGCTTTAGTAGACATAAGGACACTGTGCTCAAATCCTGTGGTCAGCAGTGGAAGTTGACAAAAGGCATGGCTTTTCAAGGGTATAACTTTGACAAAGATATTGCTTTAAAACATTTCAGAATCAGCAGTGACACCAGGCTCTCAGCTTCTGCAGCAGCTAGGGTGATACCTTCCAGAGCAATCAGCTGTGGTTGTGACCACTGTGATTCCTAAGCTTATCAGGGGAAGCAGGTTGAGCTAAGATGGGGGAAGGAAAGGTCTAGATTTTCCACTAATCTAGGCACTTGGAGCTTGAGTTGACAAACTGAAGGAATCCTTATGGTGAGATGTCTTATGTTCCTCAGCTAGTGAAGCAGGATTTACTCATTACCTGTTCTTGAATTGTAAGATTGTAGCATTATATTTTACGGAAACAACTTTTGACTATGATTCAGAGATGTGACTGGAGTATTTCTCCCACTCCCTTGTCACTTGTGTAATCTTGGACAGATTGATCTTCTTTAAATTAGGATAATAAGACCTTGCCTGTCTACCtccagggttgttgtgaggatcatAAGAGATAAcatataaaactataatttttgTAAACTAGCAAATGCTGTATAAATCTAAGGTATCATTATTATTGTAAGTGACTAAGTGATTTACATCTTAAAGCCCCTTATTTTCCTTGATTCTATGTtaacaataaatgtttaattattatgCTATAAAATTAGATAGTCCCAAAACAACTACAAAGAAATTTAGTATATGGTATGATCTTTTTACGTTCTGTTATGTTACATAGGAATTCCTGGGAATAAGAAAAAATTTATCCAGTTCCTATTTTATACTTATATCCTTGAGTATATTCTCATCAATTTAGGAGACAAataagttactatttattccataaatagtgccaattattttataatctgaATTTAAGAAGTCACTATTTCTTCTGCTCAATAAAGTATAATCAGGCCAGacctggtggctcatgtctataatcccagcactttgggaggctgaggtgggtggatcatttaaggtcaggagtttgagaccagcctgaccaacttggcgaaaccctgtctctactaaaaatacaaaaattagccaggcatggtggcactcgcctgtagtcccagttactcaggaggctgagctggaacgtgccactacactcaactcggggcaacagagcaagactccatctcaaaaataaataaataaataaaatacaaaaataaacatacaaaaattagctgggagtggtggtgcgtgcctgtaatcccagctactcgggaggctgaggcaggagaatcgcttaaacccaggaggcggaggcaagatcaaacgctgcactccagcctgggcaacacagcaagactccgtctcaaataataataataataataatgtataatcAGTCAGGAGATTAGAGCAGAAGTTGGTAAAGTGTGCCCCATAGAATGAATCTGGCCACTATGGCCTGAAAACTAAGAatcattttgacattttttaaatggtctttttaaaaaaatcaaagaagaatatATTATGACACGACAcctgaaaattatataaaattcaaattgcaGTGTCGGCCAGGTGCAGtcgttcacacctgtaatcccagcactttaggaggcggaggcgggcagatcacctgaggtcaggagttcgagatcagcctggccaaccccgtctctactaaaaatacaaaaattagccaggcgtggtggcacgtgcctgtaatcccagctactcaagaggctgaggcaggagaatcgcttgaatctgggaggcagaagttgcagtgagccgagatcctgccattgcactccagcctgggcaacaagagtgaaactccatctcaggaaaaaaaaaaaaaaaaaaaaaggccgggtcgggcggctcagtcctgtaatcccagcactttgggaggccaaggtgggtggatcacctgaggtccggagttcaagatcagcctgatcaatatggagaaaccccgtctctactaaaagtacaaaattagccagatgtgatggcacacgcctgtaatcctagctacttgggaggctgaggcaggagaatcacttgaactcagaagacggaagttgcagtaagcctagatcgcaccattgcacttcagcctgggcaacaagagcaaaactccatctcaaaaacaaaaacaaaaattgcagtGTCTATTTATTAAGACATggccacacccattcatttatgtaCTGTCTGTGGCTACAACAACAGTTGAGTAGTTATGAGAGAAACCATGTGGtctacaaagacaaaaatatttactatctggctctttataGAAAATTTTGCCTCCCCTTAGACTAGATGATtcaaagggatggaaaaaaagtgtttttctaaGTTGCTAGCTCTCTGTTAGTATAAATAAACCTGGGATATAGGTACTCAAATGATGCATGTTTCAAAAACTTACAGttatggttttttaaattaaattacgtttaattttttttttttttttttttttttttgagacaaagtctcactctgtctcccaggccaagctggagtgcagtggcatgatctctgttcacggcaacctctgcctcccgggttcaagggattctcctgcctcagcctcctaagtagctggggttacaggcatgcaccactatacccggctaatttttgtatttttagtagagatggggtttcaccatgttggccaggctggtctcaaataccctacctcaggtgatccacccgcctcagcctcccaaagcgctgggattacaggcatgagttaccatgcccggacaattttttttttttttttttgagacaagatctcactctgtcaaccagagtgcagtgttgcgatcctggctcactgcaaccactccttcctgggctcaagggatactccagcctcagccttctgagtagctacaGTTATGGTTTTAACATGCAATGACCAACTAAGccaattttaagaaattaaaagccaattttgtttttcagacggtctcactttattgcccaggcaggagtgcagtggcataatctcagttgactgcaacctctatctcctggttcaagcgattctcctgcctcagcctccgaggtttctaggaccacaggtgcgcgccaccatgtccagctaatttttatgtttttgtagagacagggtttcaccatgttggccaggctggtctcgaacttctgacctcaggtgatctgcctacctcagcctcccaaagtgctgggattacaggcatgagcttttGCACCTGGCCATGAAAATCTTATTtacaaaatgtaataaataaaatataaataagtatattgcaattaaataattttaaaatttcccattttGTTCATTGATGGtggcagaaaaaaagagaattgggATTATATTAGTTCTCTGACTAACACACAGTAGAAATTGACTCTGACTAAAGGAAGAAGGGGTTTATTATAAAGAGGATTCTTGAATAGTTCCAGAACTGAGGGAAGAGCTAGAGGTCGTGATCTTTGGAAGGACAGGAAACTGGGAAGCTCCAGGTCCTTACCAGCAGGAGACCCTGGGTCTCTTCTCAGGGCACATCTATGAGACTTCAGGAGCCTTTCATTTGAGTTTCAAGCTTTATGGAGAAATAAATTGACGGGTCCAGTTTATGGCTGGGTAGCCAAAGGGAGGGAATAATGTGATTGGTAACCTCCCCGGAGTCCCATGGTTgaaatggagaaggaaaaaaggagaggTTAGTAGGATTAAGGGATGCCAGGCCGATGAGAACCAACAGATGTGTGCACAGCTTGTCAGGAAACATGGGCTATAATCTCAACTTCACCAAATGGGTGAATACACTGGGCTTCAGTATTATGTTcaatatgtaataattatatattagtGTAAAAGGAGGGGCACAACACCCTTCTGCCATGAAATTATTCATTGGCCACAGTGCAGaggatttgggtttttttttgagttaaagaactttttttttttttttcttaagagacagggtctcactctgtcactcaggctggagtgcagtggcactatcatagcttactataacctcaaattcttggcctcaagccattGTCCtgaatcagcctcccaaagtgttgggattataggcatgagccaccacacctggccaagagctTTGTATATTAATGTACAGAATTCATAAACAGTTCACCTGAACCAACAGGAAAAGACATCAAATAGTGCTTGACTTCATTACTTATTAGGCAGATGccaaatacttttcttttctttctttctttttttttttttttttttttgtttgtttgtttgtttgagacagggtctcattctgtcacccaagttggagtgcagtggcaagatcatggttcattgcagcctccacctcccacactcaagcgattctcccacctcagcctcctaagtagctggaactacaggcatgtgccacttgTAGCCAgctaatttccttttatttttagtagagatggggttttgccatgttgcccaggctggtctcaaactcctagtaatccacctgcctcagcctcccagagtgctgagattataggtgtgaaccaccatgcctggcctagagaTACAAATTTAAACCACCATAAGACAATACTGCATATCTACTAGactaagtaaaatgaaaaagacagacaataccaagtgctggcaaggatgtggggcAAGTGAAACTTTCATAcattgtttgtttgcttggggacagtctcttgctctgttgcccaggctggaatgcagtggtgtgatcttggctaactgcaacctctgtctcctggggtctagcaattctcctgcctcagcctcccaaatagctgggattacaggcatgcaccaccacgcctggctaatttttgtatttttttagtagagatggggtttcatcacgttgaccaggctggtattgaacttctgacttcaggtgatctgcccgccttggcctcctacagtgctgggattataggcatgagccaccatgcccagcctactttcaTACATTGTTAAAAGCAGTATCAAATGGTAAAACCATTTTGGAGAACTCTTCGGCAATATACGCTAAAGTTGAACACATTCATGCCCCAGAATCCATAAATTCCACTTCTACACATGTACCTAGGCACCTAACATACTCTTCCTTAATGGGTTTAGGCCTGGGGTCACAAACTCAAATGCACACAGAAAGAGTCTATCATATGATCAATTGTGGTAGACAATAGGGAGTGTCAAGGACTGTGTTTAAACTGGAGAGCTCCCTATTAagattatgttaaaaaaaaaaaaatgaaatagacagcctggccaacatggtgaaactccatctctgctaaaaatacaaaaattagccaggcttcgtggcacgcacctgtaatccctgctactcgggaggtcgaggtaggagaattgcttgagcacaggaggcagaggttgtagtgagctgagattgctccactgcactccagcctgggcaacaaagcaagaccctgtctcaaaaagaaaaaaaagagaggagttCTTATCCACACCTGTAGCCATGCTTTCCAAGGGCTCATTGCAGTTTGTGCAGGTCTTCAGATGCAAGAAGACAGCCACAGCTGTGGCACACTGCAAACACAGCAATCAAGGTGAATGGGCGGCCCCTGAAGATGATCGAGCTGTACACACTGATATACGAGCTGCTGGAACCAGTTCTGCTTCTGGACAAGGAGTGATTTGCTGGTATGGACATGTCCATGTGAAAGGTGGTGATCACATGGCCTGGATATATGCTGTCCATCAGTCTAGCTCTAAAGCCCTGATGTCCTATTACCAGAAGTATATGGATGAGTTTTCCAAGGAGGAGATCAAAGACAAAGATCAAAGACATTCTCATACAGTATGACTGGACCCTGCTGGTGGCTGACCTCCACCACCACTAATCCAAAAAATCGAGAGACCCTGGTACCCATGCTTCCTACCAGAAATCCTACCAATAAGCCCATCATGAGAACTGGGGTTTACTTGTATGATAAACAATGtttgagagattttttaaaaaatagatgatcCTTTTGTAGTTCATGAGCATGATGATTGGGTGTTCCCACCCATGTGTGAGATGAGCCACCCTCGAACCTTGTTACTATGTCAACATATTACCTGTCTgacatgagaaaaacaaaaaaaaaaagaaaaaaaaaaagagattatgtTAAGTGCCTGGGAAATATTCTTCTTACTGAGGAAGAAACACCTGGCCAGTTGTACACATTGACCAGGAGGGCATTTTCATTAGAAGTGATTCAAGTGGGTACTGTGGACACCATTTGGTATAACTGCCCATCACTCCTGTTTACTTTCCTCTGGAAATAGCCCCTGCTGCCATGTCTAGACTTCAAGGCTTTGCCTCTCTCTCAATGGCTAATTGCTGTTGAGTGGACACCTTACCCAAGCCAGAAGCAGTGGATTCTGTTGGTGCTCTGCCCAGAGCTCCTTGACTAGGCAGTGTACCATCCCCCAGCTGCTGTGAATGTCAGCTGTGAACACCTCACAGGTGGCCCTGCTATTGAATCATCTTGCCCAAAAATGCTTGAGAAAGTATGTTCTCCCCCTGGAGGGAGAGGTACACCATTGCTTCAAAGTGGGTTAACTCAGTCATGTCATTCACTCTCCAGGTCCCATCATGGGATCAGGCTGAGGCTAGGCTTGCTTAGCTCTGTCTCCTGTACCACCCTGCTTCCCTCACTCCCTTAACAGATTTCTCCTGAGAGCACTCTCTCCGTACATCACACCAGAATCCCTCTGCCTTTGGGGAACCCAAGCTAAGTCACAAGGCCCATAAGATCCTTTTATCCCAAAGAACCAGAAAGCCTGGGCACACTGAAACAGAATCGTATCAATGGCAACACAACCATGAACTCCTGGTGCTCAGTTTCTtcccttgctgagctgtggttaTCCAGCTTTCTTTTTGATTTCATCAAAGCCCACAGGAGCTTCCCAATAATCCTCCTTTTTGTTTAAGTCAGccaaagtttcctttttttttcctgaaaccaaTATAACCTTAACTAATGTGATGGGTAACCAAGGCCTGACCTAACGTGGCTTTGGAAATATGACCCAATACTTTATAGGATAACATCTCAGTTGGAATCCTGAGGGAAAAATTAATTGATTGCCCTTACTATCCCTAGGCATCAGTAGCTAGAAGTGTTGCTGGGAACACTCCCTGTCTTTAATCCTCCAGGAATTTGCCTTGCTGGGGAACTAATTTGTTACTCATGGCTGTTTTCCTGAGACCTTGTGATTCCCTGGAGGCAGAGGAGTTAAATTACTTCCACTGGCCATCACACCCTTGcatcttttgttgttttcagtACTGTTCAGGAAGGCTCTAGCATCTCTCTGAGCCTTCTTGTTTCTGAAAAAtgcttttcttcatctttgtatttctctgtgtatgtacacatgtggTACATTTGCAAAAGTTAGGAGAGTAGAAGGAGGTGGGGGGAAGTCAGAGGAGGAGTGGTCAGATTTCAGATCACTGAACCGTGGGTTATAAATAAAGGGTGACACAACACAAACCTGATTAGTTCCACTCAGAATTGCTCACTGATTCATCAGAAAATTGATCCTTCTGACCCAGACACTCCTCTCTCAATAGTCAAAGGCGGCTTTTGTTTGAATCAGTAATTGTGCCTCTATAGGAATTTTATGGAGTTTAGCTCAAGAAAACATTCTATCCAAGCCAAACGTGGGTATGGTAGAATACTATTTAAGATATTAACCTACATTCTCCGATGGGCATgtcctcctcttctttccctccaTTCAGGCAGCCATGTGATCTCAGGGAGACATGCCgcaaagagaagaatgaaaagtTGACAAGTTTTTCTGGCTTGTTTCTAATAATAGATGCCATAAACTGATAGTTCACTGATCTTCGAACACCCACACATGAGTGCCACTGTTTTGGCCCACacagtactttttaaaagtatgattcTGTTCACATGAGGCTCAGTTCTCCAGGTCACCACAGTCCCCAGCATTCCTTATTGTCTGTCACAGTTGACATTACCTGCCTGGCCTTTTTCTGTGTGCCCTTGAACTTGTGACCCCAGGCTTAAATCCATTAAGGATGTTTATATTAGGTGCCTAGGAAGCAGACATTCTTTCCTCTTAGGAAGACCCGGCATATTAAGAGAGGGAGGGTTTCCCTCATAAGAGGAAAACCCCTAGGGTTATAGTCAATAATGAGCCAGGGCCTCTTCTTTGTATCACAGAGAGTGGAAATTCTGGACTCTCAGGCCTGGAACACTTGGGTCCAAATGCCTGAGGAGATGGGGGAGTTACAGAAGGAGCAGTACTCCCAAGACAGGAGTACTTGGGAGTAGTACTCccaaggagagagggaaagaggcaCATGTGAGGGCCTCGAGTCAAAGTGAGGAAATTCTCCCTGCAGCCACCCATTAAGTCCCCTTCTTTTTCCCACATGATTCATCCACCAAACAGATATTTAGTAAGTGTTCACTGCGTTCACTGTGTGCCAGCAACGAACTAACATTTGTGGGCTTTTAATTATgtaatctctttctctctccatccatccagaTTCTGAACTATTTCCAAGAAAATGCCACCACTTGCTTCATCTCCTGAGGCACCTTGAATACCCCTTTGCcttgaatgagagagagaaaattgttTTTCCTTCATTCATATAATTGTGGAATGATAGCTCTGAAAAAGCCATGAGAGCTGATGAAGGCCTCCTGTCTCcaagaaagaacagaaatggaGAAGATTTGGTCTCTTTCGTTCACCACTATATCCTTAGCAGTGTCTtgaacaatgcctgacacatagtaggttctcagtatttatttgttgaatgaatgaccaGCTAAGCAGTTAAGGGCAGAGGTGGTCCCAGTTGCCACATGTCCTGAATCTTTATCCAGGCTGTCTCCCAAACTGCAGGTTAGCAGAAGGAAAGCCAATGTTTTTTGTAagagccttcttttttttctgtttgtttttgttgttgtttgtttttagagacagggtctcactcttttacccaggctggagtgcagtgacatgatcatagcttactacagcctcaaactcctgggcccaagcaatccttgtgatgctaatttaaaaaaaaaaaaaaaaatttttttaaatatatatacacacacacaaatggagtctactatgttgcccaggctggtctcaaactcctagcctcaagcattcctctgaccttggcctcccaaggcactgggattacaggtgtgagccatgcacGCAGCCCCCATGAAGGCTCTTAACAAGAAactaagagggaaaaaagaatcaCAACAGGAGATTTAATGACAGCAACAGTTTTCAGAAGTATATATGGCCATGGTGGGAGTCTAGAAGAACCCGGCCTAATGGAGCCAGTCTTGAGCTGCAATTCTTTTATCTAATTCTCCCAGAACCCCTTGACTTAGTTGCTTTCACTGGAGAATAGGTGTATTCTGGGGGTTAAAAAGTTCTCCAGGGAAAGCTTCCCACTTACCTCACCATCTTGGTATCCTGCTCTTCCACCCAACATGCAAACATGCAGCTGGTCACTCAGCCAGTTCCTAAAACCTGTTAATTGGCCCATAGTTTGGCTCTGAGCAAACCTGTGGACTTAGGAGCCTCAGCTCTTGCCTCCCAGGAGTTTCCCAACTTTGGGGGAAGGTAACATATGTGCTCTGAAGCAAGCACAATGATGGCTATGACAGGAATTTTGCAGCACACGTTTAAATAACAACACTAGGTAAGGCAGGTCAGTGAGAGCCCATCAATAGGGAAAATGGCAGTGTGGGTCTAAGGCttaagaaaagggagagaaggctGTGGCCTTAGTGTCCAGCCTGCTCAGCATCTCTTCTCCCCTCTTCTGGTTGCagcactgtttttttctttttgttttgagacaaggtctcactctgttacccaggctggcctgggttcaagtgattctcatgtcccagcctcccaagtatctgggattacgggtgtgcaccaccatccctggctaatttttatattttctgtagagacggggtttaaccatattgtccaggctggtctcaaactcctgacctcaagtaatctgccctccttggcctcccaaagtacagggattacaggatTGAATGACTGAGCCCAGCCTGATTGCAGCACTTTAATTATCCCTTAAGAAACTGTCCCCAACTAGTTGCATGTGGGTGGACTTGGTGGGACTATGAATTAAAGTGCTATGGTCAATGGGTATGTGTGGCCCAAAGACCCAAACTAGGCCATTCACACTCTCTCTTCCAGggatttgaatctttttttttttattttgagacggtgtctcgctttgtcatcgcccaggctggagtgcagtggcatgatcttggctcactgcaacctccatctcccgggttcgtgattctcctgcctcagcctccggagtagctgggactacaggtgcgtgccaccaccctggctaatttttgtatttttagtagagacagagttttgccatgttggccaggctggtctcaaactcctgacctcacgtgatctgcctgcctcggcctcccaaagtactgggattacaggcatgagccaccccacccggctggGATTTGAATCTTGAGTACAGGAACATGAGGGTAGAAAATCTATCCTGGATGGAAGCTCTCTGAAGGGACCTCCCATTAACTCCTGCTACTTAGACTCCTC encodes:
- the LOC105480177 gene encoding LOW QUALITY PROTEIN: small ribosomal subunit protein uS9 (The sequence of the model RefSeq protein was modified relative to this genomic sequence to represent the inferred CDS: inserted 5 bases in 3 codons; deleted 1 base in 1 codon; substituted 2 bases at 2 genomic stop codons); this encodes MLSKGSLQFVQVFRCKKTATAVAHCKHSNXKVNGRPLKMIELYTLIYELLEPVLLLDKEXFAGMDXVHVKGGDHMAWIYXLSISLALKPXCPITRSIWMSFPRRRSKTKSKTFSYSMTGPCWWLTSTTTNPKNRETLVPMLPTRNPTNKPIMRTGVYLYDKQCLRDFLKNR